In the Leptospira sp. WS4.C2 genome, one interval contains:
- a CDS encoding DUF2442 domain-containing protein: protein MTFTVIDQIQIEPAALKVWAEGRMIFLELTDGRIIGFPADRFKILRQASDDALKEVDIRLNGYALRWEKLDEDLTVPGILAGRFQLP, encoded by the coding sequence ATGACTTTCACGGTAATTGACCAAATACAAATAGAACCAGCAGCTCTGAAAGTTTGGGCAGAAGGAAGAATGATTTTTCTAGAATTAACAGATGGAAGGATCATTGGATTTCCTGCCGATCGATTTAAGATATTAAGACAGGCTTCAGACGATGCATTGAAGGAAGTTGATATTCGACTAAATGGATATGCCCTTAGATGGGAAAAGTTAGACGAGGATTTGACAGTGCCAGGAATTTTGGCAGGGAGATTTCAGTTGCCTTGA
- a CDS encoding TonB-dependent receptor family protein has translation MNFKNVKVSIFCFLFFFIRLEIQSQNNTEENDSKPQKSEGIHVIGNKKEDLKKIPGSAYIIDKKYLEEASPTDPMEALRRAPGASVRFQDAAGLTPNIGFRGVSNEESRKTLILEDGILTSLSPYGQPESYYSPSIERMERIEIIKGSGSILFGPNTIGGIVNFVTKRPPVESTFYTKNVGGENGYLSTYNSYGKSFGSSAFEVSLLRKQGNGFRNYQNFDVTEGNVKWIQDWNENHSTTIKLGHHIQNAQSTYLGLSQGLFRMDPKINPAEFDEKQLNRSQSIISHNWKLSDDHTLIIRGYFSQAERNWARQDFLSGKSSTGGYLNAPLDTLRTYSPGLIGNRPGDTIYMRESYISRNQSFAVGGVETKLESKFSTFGLKHETDIGVRIHGENNLTQTNVKKADDPSGYLSKTMIQEDSFANNLIQPSLPNFNLNRQERKIEAFAAYFQDRIQLSENWKLIPGVRYEEVRQKAITTRRQATTEDYRLGAVLPNDVSVNRRSSSESRTNMILPGLGVTYDITKKFIWFSGAHKGFSPPTFGTSFSPQGNDYRLKPETSTNYETGVRGDITAYLYTELVGYKMYFRDQIINVNEVVGESGIRPANTGYSTHTGGESVIVWDPAKMQKSEWRVPIELIYSRIEAKSRSFNPFPVSQTSDGKEIIEILPTYTINNYQYITTDTTGNYLPYVPKETLTAAVSLSSPQGYYGRLEYQYIGKQYSDLLNTNDESEDGNKGIIPKVELWNTSLGYRSPEKWSIFINAKNIQDKQYVSGRLPTGIQPGPFRQINVGFTLEL, from the coding sequence ATGAATTTTAAAAATGTAAAAGTATCTATATTTTGTTTTCTTTTCTTTTTTATTCGTTTGGAAATCCAATCCCAAAACAATACGGAAGAAAATGATTCCAAACCGCAAAAAAGTGAAGGGATTCACGTTATTGGAAATAAAAAGGAAGATCTGAAAAAAATTCCAGGATCAGCCTATATCATAGACAAAAAATATCTCGAAGAGGCATCTCCCACTGACCCAATGGAAGCTTTACGAAGAGCACCAGGTGCCAGCGTTCGTTTCCAAGACGCAGCAGGACTTACTCCTAACATAGGTTTCCGAGGTGTGAGTAATGAAGAATCAAGAAAGACTTTAATTTTAGAAGATGGAATTTTAACATCCCTCTCACCTTATGGCCAACCAGAGAGTTATTATTCTCCATCTATAGAAAGAATGGAACGAATTGAGATTATCAAAGGATCAGGTTCAATATTATTTGGTCCAAATACCATTGGAGGGATCGTTAATTTTGTCACCAAACGTCCGCCAGTCGAATCCACGTTTTATACAAAAAATGTGGGAGGAGAGAATGGATACCTATCCACTTATAATTCTTACGGAAAAAGTTTTGGATCCAGTGCATTTGAAGTATCTTTACTTAGAAAACAAGGAAATGGCTTTAGAAATTACCAAAACTTTGATGTTACAGAAGGGAATGTAAAATGGATTCAAGATTGGAACGAAAACCATAGTACAACGATTAAGTTAGGACACCATATCCAAAATGCGCAGTCGACATATCTAGGATTATCACAAGGATTATTTCGAATGGATCCGAAAATTAATCCTGCAGAATTCGATGAAAAACAATTGAACCGAAGCCAATCCATTATCTCTCATAATTGGAAATTATCAGATGATCATACTCTTATCATTCGAGGATATTTTTCTCAAGCAGAGAGAAACTGGGCCAGACAAGATTTTTTATCAGGAAAATCTTCGACAGGAGGTTATTTAAATGCACCGCTTGATACACTCCGTACCTATTCTCCTGGTCTCATCGGGAATCGTCCTGGAGATACTATTTATATGCGAGAGTCCTATATTAGTCGAAACCAATCCTTTGCAGTAGGTGGTGTTGAGACAAAACTTGAATCAAAGTTTTCCACTTTTGGTCTGAAACATGAAACGGACATTGGTGTTCGCATACACGGTGAAAATAATCTAACACAAACCAACGTGAAAAAAGCAGATGATCCGTCGGGTTATCTTTCGAAAACAATGATCCAAGAAGATTCTTTTGCGAACAATCTGATTCAGCCATCTCTACCCAATTTCAATCTCAATAGACAAGAAAGAAAGATTGAGGCATTTGCCGCTTACTTTCAAGATAGAATCCAACTTTCCGAAAATTGGAAATTAATACCGGGTGTCCGTTACGAAGAAGTAAGACAAAAAGCAATTACAACAAGAAGACAGGCAACAACGGAAGACTATCGCTTAGGTGCGGTTTTACCAAATGATGTATCGGTCAACCGTAGAAGCTCCAGTGAATCGAGAACCAATATGATTCTTCCTGGCCTAGGCGTTACCTATGATATAACAAAGAAATTTATCTGGTTCTCTGGAGCACATAAAGGATTTTCACCACCGACATTTGGTACTTCATTTAGTCCACAAGGTAATGATTACCGCCTAAAACCTGAAACCTCTACTAATTACGAAACAGGAGTCAGAGGAGACATTACAGCTTATTTATATACCGAGTTAGTAGGATACAAAATGTACTTTCGTGATCAAATCATTAATGTAAACGAAGTGGTAGGTGAAAGTGGAATACGACCAGCAAACACAGGTTATTCAACTCATACTGGAGGCGAATCGGTAATCGTATGGGATCCTGCAAAAATGCAAAAATCAGAATGGAGAGTTCCAATCGAGTTAATTTACTCTCGCATTGAAGCGAAGTCAAGAAGTTTCAATCCTTTTCCAGTAAGCCAGACAAGCGATGGAAAAGAAATCATAGAAATTCTACCGACTTATACAATAAACAACTACCAATACATAACTACTGACACAACAGGAAACTATTTACCATATGTGCCAAAAGAAACATTAACAGCTGCGGTAAGTCTTTCTTCACCGCAAGGATATTATGGTCGTTTGGAATATCAATACATTGGGAAACAATATTCCGATTTATTAAATACCAATGATGAATCAGAAGATGGAAATAAAGGAATCATACCAAAAGTAGAATTATGGAATACTAGTTTAGGATACCGTTCACCTGAGAAATGGTCAATTTTTATCAACGCAAAGAACATCCAAGACAAACAGTATGTTTCGGGTAGATTGCCAACAGGCATTCAACCTGGCCCATTCCGTCAGATCAATGTGGGATTCACGTTGGAATTGTGA
- a CDS encoding antibiotic biosynthesis monooxygenase has translation MNQILIDRFEFPQEAKEVFLERVKINREFIKTIPGFLGDEAYIQEGNDKILFLTIATWENQTYLDNAKTLVFSEYQRQGFVMQDFLTRHSIRIEREIYKRMF, from the coding sequence ATGAACCAAATTCTTATTGATCGATTCGAATTTCCACAAGAGGCAAAAGAAGTTTTTTTAGAAAGGGTAAAAATTAATCGCGAATTTATCAAAACAATTCCCGGATTTTTAGGTGATGAAGCGTACATACAAGAAGGAAACGACAAAATCCTATTTCTGACGATAGCCACTTGGGAAAACCAAACATACTTAGACAATGCGAAAACATTGGTTTTTTCAGAATACCAAAGACAAGGATTTGTCATGCAGGATTTTTTAACTCGCCATTCCATCAGAATAGAACGTGAGATTTACAAGAGAATGTTCTGA
- a CDS encoding HTTM domain-containing protein has translation MMAIKDLLQPVSALSLHFFRIGYGFATSILILRYFYYGWIHSYFIKPTFYFKHFGWEWIHPLPPTFTYLLFGILLVTTLGIFLGYFLRFNLFVFTVGFTWFHFSDATIYLNHYYLVSLLGLLLWLSPVSKSNAPTFRWKEWIQNTSPIPKLWLYSFRLQMGLVYFFGGIAKLQPDWLLEALPLKLWLYQSEGKFPILDPILGLPLTAFAFSWIGVIFDLSIPFLLCTKRYRFPGWCVVLFFHSFTSFLFPIGVFPIVMSLSSLIFFAPDWPYLLINRFLKNKTLIPGKEHIQSEVKDNHFSIKEYFLISYLLLQVMIPIRHILYPGQVIWTEEAIKFSWQVMVADKVGSAIFQIQNQPIDPRKTLTDYQYRMMTIQPEHIVQFAKYLQKKEYERTGIKDIPVFVQSHVSLNGKPARPLFSPNEDITKININFLPMKGLIR, from the coding sequence ATGATGGCGATTAAAGATTTATTACAACCAGTTTCCGCTCTTTCCTTACATTTCTTTAGGATTGGATATGGATTTGCCACTTCCATTTTAATTTTAAGATATTTTTATTACGGATGGATTCATTCTTACTTTATCAAACCTACTTTTTATTTCAAACATTTTGGTTGGGAATGGATCCACCCGTTACCACCGACCTTTACTTATCTATTATTTGGAATTCTTTTAGTGACAACCTTGGGAATTTTCCTTGGGTATTTTTTAAGATTCAATCTCTTTGTGTTTACCGTTGGATTTACTTGGTTTCACTTTTCAGATGCAACCATCTACTTGAACCACTATTATCTTGTGTCTCTCTTGGGACTTTTACTTTGGTTATCGCCTGTTAGTAAATCAAATGCTCCCACCTTCCGTTGGAAAGAATGGATACAAAATACAAGCCCCATTCCTAAACTTTGGCTCTACTCCTTCCGTTTACAAATGGGACTTGTTTATTTTTTTGGGGGAATTGCCAAATTACAACCAGATTGGTTATTAGAAGCACTCCCCCTAAAACTTTGGTTGTACCAATCGGAAGGTAAATTCCCAATTCTAGATCCTATCCTTGGTCTTCCTTTAACTGCCTTCGCCTTCTCCTGGATTGGGGTCATTTTTGATCTGTCGATTCCATTTTTACTATGTACAAAACGGTATCGATTTCCAGGATGGTGTGTTGTACTTTTCTTTCATTCCTTCACATCGTTTCTGTTTCCAATCGGTGTCTTCCCAATCGTGATGAGTCTTTCTTCTCTTATATTTTTTGCACCGGACTGGCCATACCTTCTTATCAATCGATTTTTAAAAAACAAAACTTTGATTCCTGGAAAAGAACATATTCAATCGGAAGTTAAGGACAATCACTTTAGTATCAAAGAATATTTCTTAATCAGCTATCTTCTGTTACAAGTAATGATTCCTATTAGGCATATACTCTATCCTGGGCAAGTGATTTGGACTGAGGAAGCAATCAAATTTTCCTGGCAGGTGATGGTAGCAGATAAAGTTGGTTCAGCCATATTTCAAATTCAAAATCAACCAATCGATCCCAGAAAAACACTAACAGATTATCAATATAGGATGATGACCATTCAACCTGAACACATTGTACAGTTTGCAAAATACTTACAGAAAAAGGAATATGAGCGGACTGGAATCAAGGATATCCCCGTCTTTGTCCAATCCCATGTTTCCCTCAATGGGAAACCGGCTCGCCCCTTATTTTCACCAAACGAAGATATCACGAAGATCAACATTAATTTTCTTCCGATGAAAGGACTGATTCGATGA
- a CDS encoding imelysin family protein, whose translation MNTLSKILTYGFYIFLFNCGIQSDGASEKAQILGLVGTYLKTYTTSSLLADVSNNLIIPKYTELDKKVSALQSASATFTANPDATNLNLIRNAWIDADLAYRQIEWAYFGPANIPYNVYLYLDSYSRSFPVDPSSIEAKITSNLAPNGLKVDGLDSVEYLLFKDNISATTTAFADVNRRTYLTKLIQDIKTQTNLLLFHWDKSRSSSFYYSFTNAGKGSRDYPNAKDGVTELTNQMVFFCNTIVDIKIAEPSGLRVTNLGVKDITKVETPYANLSLDSLLQNLQGFSDIGEVGFYKFLSLRSETVVPRLKEQIRITSASVVSLKNKYGTFQNAITTGNSDVELMLNELKKLRVLISTEVISALGGTIGVSSNDGD comes from the coding sequence ATGAATACTTTATCAAAAATTCTAACCTATGGATTCTACATTTTTTTATTTAACTGTGGGATCCAGTCGGATGGTGCATCGGAAAAAGCACAAATTTTAGGTTTGGTGGGTACCTATCTAAAAACGTATACAACATCTAGTTTACTTGCAGACGTTTCTAATAATCTAATTATCCCCAAGTATACAGAATTAGATAAAAAAGTTTCTGCTTTGCAGTCAGCATCAGCGACTTTTACAGCAAACCCAGATGCAACTAATTTAAATCTAATCCGTAATGCATGGATAGATGCTGATTTAGCATATAGACAAATTGAATGGGCTTATTTTGGACCTGCAAATATTCCATATAATGTCTATTTGTATCTGGATAGTTATTCAAGATCCTTTCCCGTAGACCCGTCATCGATTGAAGCAAAAATCACTTCGAACTTGGCTCCAAATGGACTTAAAGTGGATGGTTTGGATTCGGTCGAATATCTACTTTTTAAGGACAACATAAGCGCAACCACCACCGCTTTCGCTGATGTTAACAGAAGAACTTATCTGACAAAACTGATCCAAGATATAAAAACTCAAACAAACCTCCTACTTTTTCATTGGGATAAATCAAGAAGTTCTTCCTTTTATTATTCCTTCACAAACGCGGGAAAAGGAAGTCGCGACTATCCCAACGCAAAAGACGGCGTTACTGAACTAACAAACCAAATGGTATTTTTCTGTAATACCATAGTGGATATTAAAATCGCCGAACCGTCAGGATTACGAGTTACCAATTTAGGAGTAAAAGATATAACAAAGGTAGAAACACCTTATGCAAATCTATCTTTGGATTCTTTGTTACAAAATCTTCAAGGTTTTTCAGATATTGGCGAAGTAGGCTTTTATAAATTCCTTAGTCTGCGAAGCGAAACCGTTGTGCCTCGCCTGAAAGAACAGATTCGAATCACATCGGCATCTGTAGTTTCTTTAAAAAATAAATATGGAACCTTCCAAAATGCGATCACCACCGGCAACAGTGACGTTGAATTAATGCTTAATGAATTAAAAAAACTGCGAGTGTTAATTAGCACTGAAGTCATCAGCGCACTTGGTGGAACAATCGGAGTCAGCTCAAATGATGGCGATTAA
- a CDS encoding DUF4160 domain-containing protein, producing the protein MPTILRIGPFRFHFYSNEGTEPPHIHVASRDGECKFWLEPITLAGNKGMKGHEIREIEKLVFEHQDLFKEKYNDFHGN; encoded by the coding sequence ATGCCAACAATTTTAAGGATAGGCCCTTTCCGATTTCATTTCTATTCGAATGAAGGGACGGAGCCTCCGCATATACATGTTGCCTCGAGAGATGGAGAATGTAAATTCTGGTTGGAACCTATTACTTTAGCTGGAAACAAGGGAATGAAAGGCCACGAAATTCGCGAAATTGAAAAGTTAGTTTTCGAGCATCAGGATTTGTTTAAGGAGAAATACAATGACTTTCACGGTAATTGA
- a CDS encoding FG-GAP repeat protein encodes MATLLLSSLSETPTPFCGFRVSNAPKLWEAQAYLKASNADPGDFFGTSVAISGDTIVVGASGEASNQTTITNGSTASSDNSSSFVGAAYVFHRTGSNWLQEAYLKAPNAELDDRFGASVAISGDTIVVGAIYEDSNQITITNGSGASINNTLSDSGAAYVFQRSGSTWTQQAYLKPSNAGADDQFGISVAIDGDTIVVGSFLEDSNQTTITNGSSAAIDNLALNAGAAYVFQRTGTTWVEQAYLKAPNAQTEDRFGISVAISGDSIVVGANLEDSNQTTITNGGGASSDNSASISGAAYVFQRTGSTWATQAYLKAPNGEANDQFGQRVAISKDTIVVGSFAESSNQTTITNGQTASTDNSAALSGAAYVFQRIGSTWTHQAYLKAPNTGSDDRFGISLAIEGDTILVGAIFEDSNQTTVTNGQTASEDNSITNAGAVYVFQRSGSNWFHRAYIKPPNPGLDDQFGYAVAISGDTMIVSANQEDSNQNTITNGPTASTNNLATNSGAGYVFIRK; translated from the coding sequence ATGGCAACCCTTTTATTATCCTCCCTTTCGGAAACTCCAACTCCCTTTTGCGGGTTCCGTGTCAGTAATGCACCAAAACTTTGGGAAGCCCAAGCCTATCTCAAAGCATCCAATGCAGATCCAGGTGATTTCTTCGGAACTTCTGTTGCCATTTCAGGTGATACGATCGTCGTTGGAGCCTCTGGAGAGGCAAGTAATCAGACGACGATTACGAATGGATCTACTGCTAGTTCCGACAACTCATCAAGTTTTGTTGGAGCGGCTTATGTCTTTCATAGGACGGGTTCCAATTGGCTTCAGGAAGCCTATCTAAAAGCACCAAACGCAGAATTAGATGATCGATTTGGAGCCTCCGTAGCAATCTCAGGAGATACGATTGTTGTTGGGGCAATTTATGAAGATAGCAATCAGATAACAATTACAAACGGAAGTGGTGCAAGTATAAATAACACGTTATCCGATTCGGGCGCCGCATATGTTTTCCAAAGGTCCGGATCCACTTGGACACAACAGGCCTACCTCAAACCTTCCAATGCAGGAGCAGATGATCAATTTGGAATTTCTGTTGCCATCGATGGAGATACGATTGTTGTCGGATCATTTCTCGAGGATAGCAACCAAACAACGATCACCAATGGTTCGTCTGCCGCTATCGATAACTTAGCTCTCAATGCAGGGGCCGCATATGTTTTTCAACGAACTGGCACAACTTGGGTAGAACAAGCTTATCTCAAAGCTCCAAATGCGCAAACAGAGGATCGATTTGGAATTTCTGTTGCCATCTCAGGAGATTCGATTGTCGTAGGTGCAAATTTAGAAGATAGCAACCAAACAACAATTACAAACGGAGGTGGTGCAAGTAGCGATAACTCTGCATCCATTTCGGGTGCCGCCTATGTATTCCAAAGGACGGGTTCGACTTGGGCAACGCAAGCTTACTTAAAAGCACCCAATGGAGAAGCAAACGATCAATTCGGTCAGCGTGTCGCCATTTCAAAGGATACGATTGTGGTCGGGTCATTTGCTGAATCAAGTAACCAAACAACGATTACAAATGGACAAACTGCAAGTACGGATAACTCAGCTGCCCTATCTGGCGCTGCTTATGTTTTCCAAAGAATCGGTTCTACATGGACACACCAAGCCTACCTCAAGGCTCCCAATACAGGGTCAGATGATCGTTTTGGTATCTCACTTGCGATTGAGGGTGATACAATTTTGGTCGGAGCCATTTTTGAAGATAGTAACCAGACAACGGTTACGAATGGACAAACTGCAAGTGAAGATAACTCTATCACCAATGCAGGTGCTGTTTATGTTTTCCAACGATCTGGGTCCAACTGGTTCCACCGAGCCTACATCAAACCACCGAATCCAGGTCTAGACGATCAGTTTGGCTATGCTGTTGCCATTTCAGGTGATACCATGATTGTGTCAGCGAACCAAGAGGACAGCAATCAAAACACAATTACAAATGGACCTACTGCGAGTACAAATAACTTAGCTACTAATTCTGGTGCAGGCTATGTTTTTATTAGAAAATAA
- a CDS encoding AgmX/PglI C-terminal domain-containing protein — MKELIPYQKEIFLVSMTTIVLSFVYLIFLRPISNGNEYAQTPVEVDKKGLSPYHKREVNFTITKHKCKIQICYNLYLETNPKIEEGKIQFDWQIEPDGVPTKVELIQSDFKSELLISCIQKEISSWEFPPPPDRTRNTYAEYTFLFKKEGNLPK; from the coding sequence ATGAAAGAACTAATTCCATACCAAAAAGAAATTTTTCTAGTCTCGATGACAACTATTGTCTTAAGTTTTGTGTATCTCATTTTCCTTCGTCCTATCTCAAACGGAAACGAATACGCACAAACTCCAGTGGAAGTGGATAAAAAAGGTCTCTCTCCTTACCACAAACGAGAAGTGAACTTTACCATCACCAAACACAAATGCAAAATTCAAATCTGCTATAATTTATACCTAGAAACGAATCCTAAAATCGAAGAAGGCAAAATCCAATTCGATTGGCAGATCGAACCCGATGGTGTTCCCACAAAAGTCGAACTCATCCAATCCGATTTTAAATCAGAATTACTCATTAGTTGTATCCAAAAGGAAATCAGTTCGTGGGAATTCCCTCCCCCACCTGACAGAACGCGTAACACCTACGCTGAATATACATTTTTATTTAAAAAGGAAGGTAATCTTCCCAAATAA
- a CDS encoding di-heme oxidoredictase family protein translates to MGDFLNDPCEQYSGGDTTTFDSTESAFDLEAANVVDSKRSIDFQDGNANFNRTWLPAGNSSVAGLGPVFNNRSCQGCHVKDGRGRPPADGTSLSSMLIRLSVAGSNPTTGGPVAMTNFGTQLNTEGILEFGTGTQIPKEGTVTITYTEEPGSFPDGESYSLRKPSYTITWNVGGGATQINVANPGQPYHPTNNASGGFLISPRTAPMLPGLGLLEAIPESTIRSFSDVTDVNGDGISGKPNLVWDTTQAKTFLGRFGWKANQPNLNHQNASAFLGDIGLTTSVFPAENCATGQTVCTASPAGNGTNPEISNDRLSRVTFYTSLVSVPGRRGWKTEDVRKGKELFIQIGCSSCHIPRLKTGNHPIPEIANQEIRPYTDLLLHDLGDGLSDFRSDFLATGNEWRTTPLWGLGLIERVNGHELLLHDGRARGIQEAILWHGGEAETSKNSYKQLPKDSRTKILNFLKSL, encoded by the coding sequence ATGGGAGATTTCTTAAATGATCCCTGCGAACAATACAGTGGCGGAGATACTACTACCTTTGATTCTACAGAATCTGCATTTGATTTGGAAGCCGCCAATGTAGTTGATTCCAAGAGGTCCATCGACTTTCAAGATGGAAATGCTAACTTCAATCGCACATGGCTTCCTGCAGGGAATTCCTCAGTGGCAGGACTTGGTCCCGTTTTTAACAACCGCTCTTGTCAGGGTTGCCATGTCAAAGATGGACGTGGAAGACCTCCCGCCGATGGAACCAGTTTGTCTTCTATGCTCATTCGCTTAAGTGTCGCCGGTTCAAACCCCACTACAGGTGGACCGGTTGCTATGACCAATTTCGGAACACAGTTGAACACGGAAGGGATTTTAGAGTTCGGAACTGGGACACAAATTCCCAAAGAAGGAACAGTCACAATCACCTACACAGAAGAACCAGGAAGTTTTCCTGATGGAGAAAGTTATTCTCTACGTAAGCCTAGTTATACGATCACTTGGAATGTGGGAGGGGGAGCCACCCAAATTAATGTCGCAAATCCAGGGCAACCCTATCACCCAACAAACAACGCTTCAGGTGGTTTTCTCATTTCGCCGCGAACTGCACCTATGTTACCGGGGCTTGGTCTCCTTGAGGCCATTCCAGAATCTACCATTCGGTCATTTTCCGATGTAACGGATGTTAATGGAGATGGAATTTCGGGTAAACCAAACCTTGTTTGGGATACAACGCAAGCCAAAACATTCTTAGGACGTTTTGGCTGGAAGGCAAACCAACCTAATTTAAACCATCAAAATGCCAGTGCATTCCTAGGTGACATTGGACTCACAACTTCCGTCTTTCCAGCGGAAAACTGTGCCACTGGGCAAACAGTTTGTACTGCAAGTCCCGCAGGCAACGGTACAAATCCAGAAATTTCAAACGATCGATTATCGCGTGTTACATTTTATACCAGCTTAGTTAGTGTACCAGGAAGGAGAGGTTGGAAAACAGAAGATGTTAGAAAGGGAAAGGAATTGTTTATTCAAATCGGATGTTCGTCTTGCCACATCCCAAGATTAAAGACAGGTAACCACCCCATTCCTGAAATCGCAAACCAAGAAATACGTCCTTACACAGATTTACTACTTCATGATTTGGGTGATGGACTCAGCGATTTTCGTTCCGATTTCCTAGCAACGGGTAATGAGTGGAGAACCACACCACTTTGGGGACTAGGTCTAATCGAGCGAGTGAATGGCCATGAACTTTTGCTTCACGATGGAAGAGCTCGAGGTATCCAGGAAGCAATTCTTTGGCATGGTGGTGAAGCAGAAACTAGCAAAAATAGTTACAAACAACTTCCCAAAGATTCCAGAACAAAGATTCTGAATTTTCTAAAATCTCTATGA
- a CDS encoding helix-turn-helix domain-containing protein, translating to MKIQTYFPSTSLLPFVQKYLIIESANGIENHVLPNPHLVLSFLLKGNLHSLESNAFYDLPRAGIAGFRKSPRKIIYTKNSSTLLVILTEFGAAEFFKEPISDFFGKTIHLDNVISGPMLTELEERLATSKSNESCLLLIENFLLQNRKERKIDPILWQTLIKIKKSNGIIKIKDLKEGLPISLDSLEKKFKDSVGTTLKHYANLLRSRSVITSHSQNTSLTDLAYNAGYFDQSHFNKEFKLYTGQSPKFFFQHPQNW from the coding sequence ATGAAGATTCAGACTTATTTCCCTTCCACATCATTACTCCCTTTCGTTCAAAAATATCTCATCATTGAATCTGCAAATGGAATCGAAAACCATGTCCTACCGAATCCTCATCTTGTTTTATCATTTCTCCTAAAAGGGAATCTCCACTCTCTGGAATCAAATGCCTTTTACGATTTACCTCGCGCAGGAATTGCGGGATTTAGGAAATCGCCAAGAAAGATCATCTACACCAAAAATTCTTCAACTTTACTTGTAATTCTTACTGAATTTGGTGCTGCTGAATTTTTTAAAGAACCGATTTCCGACTTCTTTGGCAAAACCATCCATCTAGATAATGTGATTTCTGGTCCGATGCTAACAGAATTGGAAGAACGTTTAGCGACAAGTAAATCAAATGAAAGCTGTCTCTTGTTAATCGAGAATTTTTTACTTCAAAATAGAAAAGAAAGGAAAATTGATCCAATCCTTTGGCAAACTCTAATTAAAATTAAGAAATCAAACGGTATAATAAAGATAAAAGACCTAAAAGAAGGATTACCGATTAGTTTAGACTCCTTAGAAAAAAAATTCAAAGACTCTGTCGGAACCACACTAAAACATTATGCAAATCTCTTGAGAAGTCGATCCGTCATAACATCTCACTCCCAGAATACTTCCTTAACCGATCTTGCTTACAATGCTGGTTACTTTGACCAATCGCATTTTAACAAAGAATTCAAACTCTATACCGGACAATCTCCAAAGTTTTTTTTCCAACACCCACAAAATTGGTAA